One genomic window of Chitinophagaceae bacterium includes the following:
- a CDS encoding T9SS type A sorting domain-containing protein — MKSKISGVVIIMMMAISASAQWSIDSLSTAGVYPYSAATLNKAVFTNGGNWDIFDATTNIHTSGLLSISRPQVRVVSFGEKVYLGGGKYGNFADPQYSKNVDVYNATTNTWSTLFLTKNREVGGAGAAGDKIVFAGGTGRSDISGPVYMYSTADIFDVNTGVRTSGKLSKARSNIAVGASGNKIVFAGGWFWDMSYNTISSNTVDIYDVSTGLWTKTTLSLKRENIAVAVIASKIIFAGGTGGNLGGAVKNVDIYDASADSWTTSNLPTARYSMKSVVIGTNAYFAGGAYDPAENEVDIYNTVANSWSTIYMPTALSGYSMSVINDKIYFAGGYITATATYSNLIQIYDPATATWTFDYLSLGRNSIKALTCGNKGYFAGGYIAYGYPIPVSTKRIDLLGTLSPVADFSASATNIFAGGTVNFTDLSTNIPTAWSWTFNGGTPSTSIIQNPSVQYNTAGTYDVTLTSINAVGSSTITKTAFITVNPAPCLMPDGLTTTNITTTAATFNWNAVSGALKYKVSYKLTGNNPWITTTVTNNFIQFTGLSANTTYNWKVKTICSNNPTISSDFSSSVSFTTSLNKMATTMSGNSFEVYPNPVTNELNISVNSMQLPLTCLIYDLYGRMAKATQLTEPMQIINVTDLASGNYLILIVTNDNQRMSAKFIKQ, encoded by the coding sequence GCAAAATTTCAGGAGTAGTCATTATCATGATGATGGCTATTTCAGCAAGCGCGCAATGGTCGATTGATTCGCTAAGCACAGCAGGAGTCTATCCATATAGCGCTGCTACATTAAACAAGGCAGTTTTTACGAATGGCGGAAACTGGGATATATTTGATGCAACCACAAATATTCATACAAGCGGACTTTTATCTATTTCAAGGCCACAGGTTAGGGTAGTAAGTTTTGGAGAAAAAGTTTATTTAGGGGGCGGTAAATATGGAAACTTTGCTGATCCTCAATACTCCAAAAATGTGGATGTATACAATGCAACCACCAATACATGGTCTACTTTGTTTTTGACAAAAAACCGTGAAGTGGGTGGTGCCGGAGCAGCAGGTGATAAAATTGTTTTTGCCGGTGGAACAGGCCGGTCAGATATTTCCGGACCAGTTTACATGTACAGCACAGCCGACATATTTGATGTTAACACTGGTGTAAGAACATCAGGAAAACTTTCGAAGGCACGTTCGAATATTGCTGTTGGCGCAAGCGGAAATAAAATTGTTTTTGCAGGCGGTTGGTTTTGGGACATGAGTTACAACACCATCAGTTCAAATACTGTTGACATTTATGATGTTTCAACGGGCCTGTGGACAAAAACTACACTTTCATTAAAAAGAGAAAACATAGCAGTAGCCGTTATTGCCAGCAAAATAATTTTTGCCGGAGGAACAGGTGGTAATTTGGGCGGCGCAGTTAAAAATGTTGACATATACGATGCTTCTGCAGATAGCTGGACAACTTCCAATCTGCCCACAGCGCGCTACAGCATGAAATCAGTTGTGATTGGAACCAATGCTTACTTTGCGGGTGGCGCTTATGATCCTGCGGAAAATGAAGTTGATATCTACAATACTGTCGCCAACTCATGGAGCACGATCTACATGCCTACTGCCTTATCAGGATATTCGATGAGCGTGATCAACGACAAAATATATTTTGCAGGTGGTTACATTACGGCAACAGCTACCTATTCAAATCTGATACAGATTTATGATCCTGCAACTGCAACCTGGACGTTTGATTATTTATCATTGGGAAGAAATAGTATTAAAGCATTAACCTGTGGCAACAAAGGTTATTTCGCCGGTGGTTACATTGCTTACGGCTATCCTATTCCTGTCTCCACAAAAAGGATTGATTTACTTGGCACATTGAGCCCGGTGGCGGATTTCAGTGCAAGCGCAACCAACATATTTGCAGGCGGAACAGTAAACTTCACCGACCTGAGCACCAACATTCCAACAGCATGGTCATGGACCTTCAATGGAGGAACACCGTCAACATCAATTATTCAAAATCCTTCTGTTCAGTATAATACAGCGGGAACGTATGATGTTACCTTAACTTCAATTAATGCAGTAGGTTCCAGTACAATTACTAAAACTGCATTTATAACTGTCAATCCTGCACCTTGTCTTATGCCTGATGGATTAACGACAACAAATATTACGACAACCGCTGCTACGTTTAACTGGAATGCGGTAAGTGGTGCTCTGAAATATAAAGTGAGTTACAAGCTTACCGGAAACAATCCGTGGATCACCACAACTGTTACAAATAATTTCATTCAGTTTACCGGTCTTTCTGCAAACACAACCTACAATTGGAAGGTGAAAACCATTTGCAGCAACAACCCAACTATCAGCTCTGATTTTTCGAGTAGCGTGAGTTTCACAACAAGTCTGAATAAAATGGCTACCACGATGTCGGGCAACAGTTTTGAAGTTTATCCGAATCCGGTTACCAATGAATTGAATATTTCCGTTAACAGTATGCAGTTACCTTTAACCTGCCTGATCTACGATTTGTACGGAAGAATGGCAAAGGCAACCCAATTAACGGAGCCAATGCAAATAATTAATGTTACAGACTTAGCTAGCGGAAATTATTTGATATTAATAGTAACAAATGACAATCAAAGAATGAGCGCAAAATTCATAAAGCAATAA
- a CDS encoding lipocalin-like domain-containing protein — translation MKLFALAVMVTLWSACSTHLPDSNLNELAGMYKLHIIENLDSTGAWHEQEWASGGTGYIVYDGKGHMAVQITPNGYKDFGWLTEEETINKKLLHQKIDSMPVAALKAAVEEFSSNYVYVANYTINDSAGIVEHHRLSHSIPSAWNTNVKRQFTFDGDTLILKVLDANRRLKWIKQK, via the coding sequence ATGAAACTTTTTGCCTTAGCAGTAATGGTGACTCTTTGGTCTGCCTGCTCAACCCATTTACCTGACAGTAACCTCAACGAACTGGCAGGCATGTATAAATTGCACATCATCGAAAACCTGGATTCAACGGGAGCCTGGCATGAACAGGAATGGGCAAGCGGAGGAACGGGATACATTGTTTATGATGGCAAAGGACACATGGCTGTTCAGATCACTCCCAACGGTTACAAAGATTTTGGTTGGCTGACAGAAGAAGAAACAATCAATAAAAAATTATTGCATCAAAAAATTGACAGCATGCCTGTTGCAGCACTTAAAGCTGCAGTGGAAGAATTTTCATCCAACTATGTGTACGTGGCGAACTATACAATCAATGACAGTGCTGGTATTGTCGAGCACCATCGTTTATCGCATAGCATTCCATCTGCCTGGAATACCAATGTGAAAAGGCAATTTACATTTGATGGTGACACTTTAATACTCAAAGTTTTAGATGCCAACAGAAGGTTAAAGTGGATCAAACAAAAGTAA